The Ornithodoros turicata isolate Travis unplaced genomic scaffold, ASM3712646v1 ctg00001110.1, whole genome shotgun sequence genome has a segment encoding these proteins:
- the LOC135376462 gene encoding uncharacterized protein LOC135376462: protein MKLCVVVFVLATLLSVAFSECPGELKFLAIMGCALEAKEDPKLQAAFGDKDLSNPAFVKATCCTRDAVETCMRSTLEGECAPYADELVDSLNYELKKEFGDLSCDLEC, encoded by the exons ATGAAGTTGTGCGTGGTTGTCTTCGTTCTTGCCACTCTACTat CGGTTGCCTTCTCCGAATGCCCGGGAGAGCTGAAATTCCTTGCGATTATGGGATGTGCGCTCGAAGCGAAGGAAGATCCTAAGCTCCAAGCCGCCTTCGGGGACAAGGATTTATCAAACCCTGCTTTCGTTAAGGCAACATGCTG TACGCGGGACGCAGTAGAGACGTGCATGCGGTCCACTCTGGAGGGTGAATGCGCACCCTATGCTGATGAATTGGTCGACAGTCTCAACTACGAGCTGAAGAAAGAATTTGGCGACCTGTCCTGcgacttggaatgctaa